Proteins encoded together in one Canis aureus isolate CA01 chromosome 21, VMU_Caureus_v.1.0, whole genome shotgun sequence window:
- the LOC144293277 gene encoding LOW QUALITY PROTEIN: olfactory receptor 4C16-like (The sequence of the model RefSeq protein was modified relative to this genomic sequence to represent the inferred CDS: inserted 1 base in 1 codon; deleted 2 bases in 1 codon), which translates to MHLNNNVTEFILLGLTQDPVXKKIVFVTFLFFYLGTLLGNFLIITTIKTSQTLGSPMYFFLFHLSLSDTCFCTSIAPRMIVDALLKRATISFRECMIQVFSFHFFGCLEIFILILMAADRYVAICKPLHYTTIMSRQVCAVLVAIAWVGSCVHSLAQIFLALSLPFCGPNVIDHYHCDLQPLLKLACADTHVINLLLVSNSGAICTLSFVMLMCSYVVILYSLRNHSAEGRRKALSTCMSHIIVVVLFFGLHISFFFFFPCIFLYTRPATTFPMDKMIVVFYTLGTPLINPLIYTLRNAEVKNAMKKLWRKKLISDDKR; encoded by the exons ATGCACCTGAATAATAATGTGACTGAGTTCATTCTGCTTGGATTGACCCAGGATcctg agaaaaaaatagtgtttgtcacttttttgtttttctatttgggGACATTGCTGGGTAACTTTCTGATTATTACTACTATCAAGACCAGCCAGACACTAGGGAGTCCAAtgtacttcttccttttccaccTATCCTTGTCTGACACCTGCTTCTGTACTTCCATAGCCCCTAGAATGATTGTTGATGCACTTTTGAAAAGGGCCACAATCTCTTTCAGGGAGTGCATGATACAAGTCTTTTCATTCCACTTCTTTGGCTGCCTGGAGATCTTCATCCTTATCCTCATGGCTgctgaccgctatgtggccatctgtaagCCCCTGCACTACACAACCATCATGAGTCGACAGGTCTGTGCTGTGCTGGTGGCTATTGCCTGGGTGGGGTCCTGTGTGCATTCTTTAGCTCAGATTTTTCTGGCCCTGAGTTTACCTTTCTGTGGTCCCAATGTGATCGATCACTATCATTGTGACTTGCAGCCCTTGTTGAAACTTGCCTGTGCAGATACCCATGTGATCAATCTACTGTTGGTATCCAATAGTGGGGCCATTTGTACACTGAGTTTTGTCATGCTGATGTGCTCCTATGTTGTCATCTTGTATTCTCTGAGAAATCACAGTGctgaagggaggaggaaagcccTCTCCACCTGTATGTCCCACATCATTGTAGTCGTCTTGTTCTTTGGT ttgcatatttctttcttttttttttttccttgcatatTTCTATACACACGCCCTGCAACCACCTTTCCCATGGATAAGATGATAGTTGTATTTTATACACTTGGAACACCTTTGATCAATCCTTTGATTTACACACTTAGGAATGCAGAAGTGAAAAATGCCATGAAGAAGTTATGGAGGAAGAAGTTGATTTCAGATGACAAAAGATGA